In the genome of Chaetodon auriga isolate fChaAug3 chromosome 15, fChaAug3.hap1, whole genome shotgun sequence, one region contains:
- the LOC143333339 gene encoding actin filament-associated protein 1-like 1 isoform X1: MDSKRQSVVMERLVNELGSLLKMLDHETVSPATADKMASIRNILDSLQLSVNGSDVYMNSCLYGNGTSFVESLFEDFDCDLHMLSASPVEQKERKEEEEKTHPHKSTPTDTPPPLPTTPLPDDYYEEAVPLDPGSTPQYFTTNMNTSRNSVEDAYYEDADNNYPTTRINGPPKNSYNDSDALSSSYESYEEEEDEAKGRDRPQRWTAEESPDGPVRDCRICAFLLRKKRFGQWAKQLVVVRDNKLQCYKSIKETTPHTELPLNLCNVIYVPKEGRKKRHELRFSLPGGEALVLAVQSKEQAQRWLKVVQDVGSQCSNTEGLDGSTSPIIQRKLELDKVLQCDRQASDSDSGPTTDCQPIAQGPGRDATDSLNRGKRGAFSELTGSMSRAAGKKINRIITFSKRKPPLPGEPPSSSGHHDNPRCGYLSVCLSGSWKERWCVVRGGSLYLQKDPGDQRPPVIMVPLKGAEVVPGGLGPKHPFSFCIMQAGNELASLEASCSEDLGRWLGVLFAETGSATLPEELHYDYIDVDTLTDIRHAARHSFLWATTNAASSSSASTDSRTYDEVYESIAEGDVESRGGQVRRHASFSSRDSEKTEQQAAIKRHASNVNQYARYGKTRAEEDARRYLTQKEELEKQKEELRNALVSLRREKKEVKEEMKSVTGHGVEQRLAKLETLCKQKEEERVELELRLTEVKENLKKSLARGALGPPTDTKISVKAQGSKVEKVYNETVPVNSASELRKRPPSLYASSKGNVMQKAKEWESKRAT, from the exons TGGTGATGGAGCGACTTGTGAACGAGCTGGGCTCTCTGCTGAAGATGCTGGACCACGAGACGGTCAGTCCTGCTACTGCAGACAAGATGGCCTCCATACGTAACATCCTGGACTCGCTGCAGCTGTCAG TCAATGGATCAGATGTCTACATGAACAGCTGTCTCTATGGCAACGGCACCAGTTTCGTAGAGTCTCTGTTTGAGGATTTTG ACTGTGATTTGCACATGCTCAGTGCATCTCCAGTGGAGCAGAAAGAGcgcaaagaggaagaggagaagactCATCCTCATAAATCT ACACCGACTGAcacgcctcctcctctgccaacCACCCCCCTTCCTGATGACTACTATGAAGAGGCCGTTCCTCTAGATCCTGGATCCACACCTCAGTACTTCACCACCAATATGAACA CTTCCAGGAACTCTGTAGAAGATGCCTACTACGAAGATGCAGACAATAACTACCCCACCACCAGGATTAATGGACCTCCCAAAAACTCCT ACAATGACTCCGACGCTCTGAGCAGCTCCTACGAGTCttacgaagaagaagaagatgaagccAAAGGACGGGACCGACCTCAGAGATGGACGGCTGAGGAGAGCCCAGACGGACCAGTTAGAGACTGCCGCATCTGTGCCTTCCTGCTGCGAAAGAAACGTTTTGGCCAGTGGGCTAAACAGCTAGTCGTCGTCCGGGACAATAAACTGCAG TGCTATAAGAGCATCAAGGAGACCACTCCCCACACAGAGCTCCCACTGAATCTGTGCAACGTCATCTATGTCCCAAAAGAAGGCCGGAAAAAGAGACACGAGTTGCGCTTCTCGTTGCCTGGAGGCGAAGCTCTGGTCCTGGCTGTTCAGAGTAAAGAGCAGGCCCAGCGATGGCTCAAG GTGGTGCAAGATGTTGGCAGCCAATGTAGCAACACTGAAGGACTGGACGGATCCACTTCTCCCATTATACAGAGGAAGTTGGAGCTGGacaag GTGCTGCAGTGTGACCGGCAGGCATCAGACTCAGACAGCGGGCCAACAACAGACTGCCAGCCCATTGCACAGGGACCAGGACGGGACGCCACTGACTCACTGA aCAGGGGCAAGCGCGGCGCGTTCTCAGAGCTGACGGGGTCGATGAGCCGAGCCGCGGGGAAGAAGATCAATCGGATCATCACTTTCTCCAAACGGAAACCTCCATTACCTGGAGAGCCTCCCTCGTCTTCTGGTCACCATGACAACCCACGCTGCG GctacctcagtgtgtgtctgagcggCTCGTGGAAGGAGCGTTGGTGCGTGGTGCGAGGCGGAAGCTTGTACCTGCAGAAGGACCCTGGGGACCAGCGGCCACCAGTCATCATGGTGCCGCTCAAAGGAGCAGAGGTGGTGCCAGGTGGCCTCGGGCCCAAACACCCCTTCTCCTTCTGCATCATGCAGGCAGGCAACGAACTGGCATCTTTAGAG gCCAGCTGCTCAGAGGATCTGGGCCGCTGGCTGGGTGTGTTGTTTGCAGAGACTGGCAGCGCCACTCTCCCTGAAGAGCTGCACTATGACTACATCGACGTAGATACGCTCACTGACATACGGCACGCTGCCAGACACTCCTTCCT ATGGGCCACTACGAATGCTGCTTCCTCCAGCAGTGCCTCAACAGACTCCAGAACATATGATGAGGTCTATGAGAGCATTGCG GAGGGGGATGTTGAAAGCAGAGGTGGACAGGTGAGACGTCATGCCTCCTTCTCCAGCAGGGACTCTGAAAAAACTGAGCAACAGGCTGCCATCAAGAGACATGCCTCCA ATGTAAATCAATATGCACGGTATGGGAAGACGCGTGCAGAGGAGGACGCCAGGCGGTACCTGACCcagaaggaggagctggagaagcaaAAGGAAGAGCTCAGAAATGCACTGGTTTCCCTCCgcagggagaagaaggaggtgaaggaggagatgaagagtgTCACAG gtcatGGTGTGGAACAGCGGTTAGCCAAGCTGGAGACGCTGTgtaaacagaaagaggaggagagggtggagctggagcTCAGATTGACAGAGGTCAAAGAAAACCTGAAGAAGTCATTGGCTAGAGGAGCACTGGGTCCGCCCACTGACACCAAGATCAGTGTCAAG GCACAGGGCAGTAAGGTTGAAAAGGTTTACAATGAGACTGTGCCGGTGAACTCAGCATCTGAGCTCCGTAAACGCCCTCCGTCTCTTTACGCCTCCTCCAAGGGGAACGTCATGCAGAAGGCAAag GAGTGGGAGTCAAAGAGGGCGACCTAG
- the LOC143333339 gene encoding actin filament-associated protein 1-like 1 isoform X2, with translation MNSCLYGNGTSFVESLFEDFDCDLHMLSASPVEQKERKEEEEKTHPHKSTPTDTPPPLPTTPLPDDYYEEAVPLDPGSTPQYFTTNMNTSRNSVEDAYYEDADNNYPTTRINGPPKNSYNDSDALSSSYESYEEEEDEAKGRDRPQRWTAEESPDGPVRDCRICAFLLRKKRFGQWAKQLVVVRDNKLQCYKSIKETTPHTELPLNLCNVIYVPKEGRKKRHELRFSLPGGEALVLAVQSKEQAQRWLKVVQDVGSQCSNTEGLDGSTSPIIQRKLELDKVLQCDRQASDSDSGPTTDCQPIAQGPGRDATDSLNRGKRGAFSELTGSMSRAAGKKINRIITFSKRKPPLPGEPPSSSGHHDNPRCGYLSVCLSGSWKERWCVVRGGSLYLQKDPGDQRPPVIMVPLKGAEVVPGGLGPKHPFSFCIMQAGNELASLEASCSEDLGRWLGVLFAETGSATLPEELHYDYIDVDTLTDIRHAARHSFLWATTNAASSSSASTDSRTYDEVYESIAEGDVESRGGQVRRHASFSSRDSEKTEQQAAIKRHASNVNQYARYGKTRAEEDARRYLTQKEELEKQKEELRNALVSLRREKKEVKEEMKSVTGHGVEQRLAKLETLCKQKEEERVELELRLTEVKENLKKSLARGALGPPTDTKISVKAQGSKVEKVYNETVPVNSASELRKRPPSLYASSKGNVMQKAKEWESKRAT, from the exons ATGAACAGCTGTCTCTATGGCAACGGCACCAGTTTCGTAGAGTCTCTGTTTGAGGATTTTG ACTGTGATTTGCACATGCTCAGTGCATCTCCAGTGGAGCAGAAAGAGcgcaaagaggaagaggagaagactCATCCTCATAAATCT ACACCGACTGAcacgcctcctcctctgccaacCACCCCCCTTCCTGATGACTACTATGAAGAGGCCGTTCCTCTAGATCCTGGATCCACACCTCAGTACTTCACCACCAATATGAACA CTTCCAGGAACTCTGTAGAAGATGCCTACTACGAAGATGCAGACAATAACTACCCCACCACCAGGATTAATGGACCTCCCAAAAACTCCT ACAATGACTCCGACGCTCTGAGCAGCTCCTACGAGTCttacgaagaagaagaagatgaagccAAAGGACGGGACCGACCTCAGAGATGGACGGCTGAGGAGAGCCCAGACGGACCAGTTAGAGACTGCCGCATCTGTGCCTTCCTGCTGCGAAAGAAACGTTTTGGCCAGTGGGCTAAACAGCTAGTCGTCGTCCGGGACAATAAACTGCAG TGCTATAAGAGCATCAAGGAGACCACTCCCCACACAGAGCTCCCACTGAATCTGTGCAACGTCATCTATGTCCCAAAAGAAGGCCGGAAAAAGAGACACGAGTTGCGCTTCTCGTTGCCTGGAGGCGAAGCTCTGGTCCTGGCTGTTCAGAGTAAAGAGCAGGCCCAGCGATGGCTCAAG GTGGTGCAAGATGTTGGCAGCCAATGTAGCAACACTGAAGGACTGGACGGATCCACTTCTCCCATTATACAGAGGAAGTTGGAGCTGGacaag GTGCTGCAGTGTGACCGGCAGGCATCAGACTCAGACAGCGGGCCAACAACAGACTGCCAGCCCATTGCACAGGGACCAGGACGGGACGCCACTGACTCACTGA aCAGGGGCAAGCGCGGCGCGTTCTCAGAGCTGACGGGGTCGATGAGCCGAGCCGCGGGGAAGAAGATCAATCGGATCATCACTTTCTCCAAACGGAAACCTCCATTACCTGGAGAGCCTCCCTCGTCTTCTGGTCACCATGACAACCCACGCTGCG GctacctcagtgtgtgtctgagcggCTCGTGGAAGGAGCGTTGGTGCGTGGTGCGAGGCGGAAGCTTGTACCTGCAGAAGGACCCTGGGGACCAGCGGCCACCAGTCATCATGGTGCCGCTCAAAGGAGCAGAGGTGGTGCCAGGTGGCCTCGGGCCCAAACACCCCTTCTCCTTCTGCATCATGCAGGCAGGCAACGAACTGGCATCTTTAGAG gCCAGCTGCTCAGAGGATCTGGGCCGCTGGCTGGGTGTGTTGTTTGCAGAGACTGGCAGCGCCACTCTCCCTGAAGAGCTGCACTATGACTACATCGACGTAGATACGCTCACTGACATACGGCACGCTGCCAGACACTCCTTCCT ATGGGCCACTACGAATGCTGCTTCCTCCAGCAGTGCCTCAACAGACTCCAGAACATATGATGAGGTCTATGAGAGCATTGCG GAGGGGGATGTTGAAAGCAGAGGTGGACAGGTGAGACGTCATGCCTCCTTCTCCAGCAGGGACTCTGAAAAAACTGAGCAACAGGCTGCCATCAAGAGACATGCCTCCA ATGTAAATCAATATGCACGGTATGGGAAGACGCGTGCAGAGGAGGACGCCAGGCGGTACCTGACCcagaaggaggagctggagaagcaaAAGGAAGAGCTCAGAAATGCACTGGTTTCCCTCCgcagggagaagaaggaggtgaaggaggagatgaagagtgTCACAG gtcatGGTGTGGAACAGCGGTTAGCCAAGCTGGAGACGCTGTgtaaacagaaagaggaggagagggtggagctggagcTCAGATTGACAGAGGTCAAAGAAAACCTGAAGAAGTCATTGGCTAGAGGAGCACTGGGTCCGCCCACTGACACCAAGATCAGTGTCAAG GCACAGGGCAGTAAGGTTGAAAAGGTTTACAATGAGACTGTGCCGGTGAACTCAGCATCTGAGCTCCGTAAACGCCCTCCGTCTCTTTACGCCTCCTCCAAGGGGAACGTCATGCAGAAGGCAAag GAGTGGGAGTCAAAGAGGGCGACCTAG